The following proteins come from a genomic window of Kitasatospora sp. NBC_01246:
- a CDS encoding DUF5063 domain-containing protein yields MSDRTINQQPHTPHQAGPQQDRPAPHVHAHGSEPDDFAVQIADSVESFVLAVTEVAKGDEPGSAVSLLLLEVSQLLLAGGRLGAIEDVVPEDRFEPDTGPEPDSEQLRERLAVLLAPIDVYHEVFDPYGPPEKPNAFRISDDLAGVVSELQHGLTHYREGRVSEALWWWQFSYLSNWGTTCSAVLRALQSLIAHVRLDSPIGAVPDGADTDDDGLTDEQLEQQAGDLMAAELGLGR; encoded by the coding sequence ATGTCTGACCGGACGATCAACCAGCAGCCCCACACGCCCCATCAGGCAGGCCCGCAGCAGGACCGGCCCGCCCCGCACGTCCATGCGCACGGCTCGGAGCCGGACGACTTCGCGGTGCAGATCGCGGACTCGGTGGAGAGCTTCGTACTCGCCGTCACCGAGGTCGCCAAGGGCGACGAGCCCGGCAGCGCCGTCTCGCTGCTCCTCCTGGAGGTCTCGCAGCTGCTGCTGGCCGGCGGTCGGCTCGGCGCGATCGAGGACGTCGTCCCGGAGGACCGCTTCGAGCCCGACACCGGTCCGGAGCCTGACAGCGAGCAGCTGCGCGAGCGGCTGGCCGTGCTCCTCGCGCCGATCGACGTCTACCACGAGGTCTTCGACCCGTACGGGCCGCCGGAGAAGCCGAACGCCTTCCGGATCTCGGACGACCTGGCCGGCGTGGTCAGCGAGCTCCAGCACGGGCTCACCCACTACCGCGAGGGGCGGGTCAGCGAGGCGCTCTGGTGGTGGCAGTTCTCGTACCTCTCCAACTGGGGCACGACCTGCTCGGCGGTGCTGCGGGCGCTGCAGTCGCTGATCGCCCACGTCCGGCTGGACAGCCCGATCGGGGCGGTGCCGGACGGTGCGGACACCGACGACGACGGGCTCACCGACGAGCAGCTGGAGCAGCAGGCCGGCGACCTGATGGCGGCCGAGCTGGGCCTGGGCCGGTAG
- a CDS encoding aspartate kinase, translating to MGLVVQKYGGSSVADAEGIKRVARRIVDAKKAGHEVVVVVSAMGDTTDELIELAEQVSPLPAGREFDMLLTAGERISMALLAMAIKSLGHEAQSFTGSQAGVITDSVHNKARIIDVTPGRIRTALDEGNIAIVAGFQGVSQTGKDITTLGRGGSDTTAVALAAALRAEVCEIYTDVDGVFTADPRVVKKARKIDWIAYEDMLELASSGSKVLLDRCVEYARRYNIPIHVRSSFSGLPGTIVSNDNPNQPEGGEMEQAIISGVAHDTSEAKVTVVGVPDKPGEAARIFRAIADAEVNIDMVVQNVSAAATGLTDISFTLPKTEGQKAIDALGRVKEGIGYESLRYDDAIGKISLVGAGMRSNPGVTATFFEALSEAGVNIELISTSEIRISVVTRADDVNEAVRAVHSAFGLDSESDEAVVYGGTGR from the coding sequence GTGGGCCTTGTCGTGCAGAAGTACGGCGGCTCATCCGTTGCGGATGCCGAGGGCATCAAGCGCGTGGCCCGTCGAATCGTTGACGCCAAGAAGGCCGGCCATGAGGTCGTCGTCGTGGTGTCCGCGATGGGCGACACGACGGACGAGCTCATCGAACTCGCGGAGCAGGTGTCACCCCTCCCTGCCGGCCGTGAGTTCGACATGCTGCTGACCGCTGGAGAGCGCATCTCCATGGCGCTGCTGGCCATGGCGATCAAATCCCTGGGTCACGAGGCCCAGTCCTTCACGGGCAGCCAGGCCGGTGTCATCACCGACTCCGTCCACAACAAGGCGCGCATCATCGACGTGACGCCGGGCCGCATCCGCACCGCCCTGGACGAGGGCAACATCGCGATCGTGGCCGGTTTCCAGGGCGTCTCGCAGACCGGCAAGGACATCACCACGCTCGGTCGCGGGGGCTCGGACACCACCGCCGTCGCCCTCGCCGCGGCCCTCCGGGCCGAGGTCTGCGAGATCTACACCGACGTGGACGGCGTGTTCACCGCCGACCCGCGCGTGGTGAAGAAGGCCCGCAAGATCGACTGGATCGCCTACGAGGACATGCTGGAGCTGGCCTCGTCCGGCTCCAAGGTGCTGCTCGACCGCTGCGTGGAGTACGCGCGGCGCTACAACATCCCGATTCACGTACGCTCGTCCTTCTCGGGTCTTCCCGGGACGATCGTCAGCAACGACAACCCGAACCAGCCCGAAGGGGGCGAGATGGAGCAGGCCATCATCTCCGGAGTCGCCCACGACACTTCCGAGGCCAAGGTCACGGTCGTCGGCGTGCCGGACAAGCCGGGGGAGGCGGCGCGCATCTTCCGCGCCATCGCCGACGCCGAGGTCAACATCGACATGGTGGTGCAGAACGTCTCGGCCGCCGCGACCGGGCTGACCGACATCTCCTTCACGCTGCCGAAGACCGAGGGCCAGAAGGCCATCGACGCGCTCGGCCGGGTCAAGGAGGGCATCGGCTACGAGTCGCTGCGCTACGACGACGCGATCGGCAAGATCTCCCTGGTCGGCGCCGGCATGCGCTCCAACCCGGGGGTCACCGCGACCTTCTTCGAGGCGCTCTCCGAGGCCGGCGTCAACATCGAGCTGATCTCCACCTCGGAGATCCGCATCTCGGTCGTCACCCGGGCCGACGACGTCAACGAGGCCGTGCGCGCCGTCCACAGCGCCTTCGGGCTGGACAGCGAGTCGGACGAGGCGGTCGTCTACGGAGGCACCGGGCGATGA
- a CDS encoding aspartate-semialdehyde dehydrogenase, with protein sequence MTRRPNLAVVGATGAVGEVLLGLLSLRQDIWGEVRLVASPRSAGRKLTVRGESVEVLPLTEEAFEGIDVALFDVPDEVSARWAPIAAAKGVVVVDNSGAFRMDGDVPLVVPEVNAAAARMRPRGIVAGPNCSTLAMIAAIGALHAEYGLSELVVASYQAASGEGRSGVDALRAQVALVAGTEVGEQTGDLRAVIADNGPFAAPLALNAVPWAGALMDGGWSSEELKLRDESRKILGLPALRVSATCVRIPVVRTHALAVHAVFEREVTQEHAQQILRDAPGVVLYDDPAAGEFPTPNDVVGTDPVWVGRVRRALDDPAALDLFLCGDNLRKGAALNALQIAELVAGELLV encoded by the coding sequence ATGACCCGCCGGCCGAACCTCGCCGTCGTCGGCGCCACCGGCGCGGTCGGCGAGGTGCTGCTCGGCCTGCTCTCCCTCCGTCAGGACATCTGGGGCGAGGTGCGCCTCGTCGCCTCCCCGCGCTCGGCCGGCCGCAAGCTGACCGTGCGCGGGGAGTCCGTCGAGGTGCTCCCGCTCACCGAGGAGGCCTTCGAGGGGATCGACGTCGCGCTGTTCGACGTGCCCGACGAGGTCTCCGCCCGGTGGGCACCGATCGCCGCCGCCAAGGGCGTCGTGGTGGTCGACAACTCCGGCGCTTTCCGGATGGACGGGGACGTCCCGCTGGTCGTCCCCGAGGTCAACGCGGCGGCGGCCAGGATGCGGCCGCGCGGCATCGTGGCCGGTCCCAACTGCTCCACGCTGGCGATGATCGCCGCGATCGGCGCGCTGCACGCCGAGTACGGGCTCAGCGAACTGGTGGTCGCCTCCTACCAGGCGGCCTCCGGTGAGGGCCGCTCCGGGGTGGACGCGCTGCGCGCCCAGGTCGCGCTGGTGGCGGGCACCGAGGTCGGCGAGCAGACCGGCGACCTGCGTGCCGTGATCGCCGACAACGGCCCGTTCGCCGCCCCGCTGGCGCTCAACGCGGTGCCCTGGGCGGGCGCGCTGATGGACGGCGGCTGGTCGTCCGAGGAGCTGAAGCTCCGCGACGAGTCGCGTAAGATCCTCGGCCTGCCGGCCCTGCGGGTCTCCGCGACCTGCGTCCGCATCCCGGTGGTGCGCACCCACGCGCTGGCCGTGCACGCGGTCTTCGAGCGCGAGGTCACCCAGGAGCACGCCCAGCAGATCCTCCGTGACGCCCCCGGCGTGGTGCTGTACGACGATCCGGCGGCCGGCGAGTTCCCCACCCCGAACGACGTGGTCGGCACCGATCCGGTCTGGGTCGGGCGGGTGCGGCGGGCGCTGGACGACCCGGCGGCGCTGGACCTGTTCCTCTGCGGTGACAACCTGCGCAAGGGCGCGGCGCTCAACGCCCTGCAGATCGCCGAGCTGGTGGCGGGCGAACTCCTCGTCTGA
- a CDS encoding SURF1 family protein, with the protein MYRFLLTPRWLSGTALAVAAVAVCVWLGSWQLGRFEDKVSSHQEISKAVDDAGTAAPLGELLGPDRPQVTTDTVGRAVTVSGTFDQEHQLLVPNRVLDGKQGYYVLTPLRTDDGRIVAVVRGWAPGTPAEDAAATALPPAGEVTVAGRLQAGESSGSGGAVAGGLPTGQLGTINKASLVNKLSYDGWYDGWVSSDTVPAGLTPVPTVQPQGGDGLSLRAFQNLGYTLEWFVFGGFVVFMWFRLVRREAEAEQDRALGLDPVLE; encoded by the coding sequence GTGTACCGGTTCCTCCTCACTCCGCGCTGGCTGAGCGGCACCGCGCTGGCCGTCGCGGCCGTGGCGGTGTGCGTCTGGCTCGGCTCCTGGCAGCTCGGCCGGTTCGAGGACAAGGTCTCCTCGCACCAGGAGATCAGCAAGGCGGTGGACGACGCCGGCACGGCCGCGCCGCTCGGCGAACTGCTCGGCCCCGACCGGCCGCAGGTCACCACCGACACCGTCGGCCGGGCCGTGACGGTGTCCGGGACCTTCGACCAGGAACACCAGCTGCTCGTGCCCAACCGGGTGCTGGACGGCAAGCAGGGCTACTACGTGCTCACCCCGCTGCGCACCGACGACGGCCGGATCGTCGCGGTGGTTCGCGGCTGGGCGCCGGGCACGCCCGCCGAGGACGCGGCCGCCACGGCGCTGCCGCCGGCCGGCGAGGTCACGGTGGCCGGGCGGTTGCAGGCCGGCGAGAGCAGCGGCAGCGGCGGCGCCGTGGCCGGCGGGCTCCCGACCGGACAGCTCGGCACGATCAACAAGGCCTCGCTCGTCAACAAGCTCTCCTACGACGGCTGGTACGACGGCTGGGTGTCCTCGGACACCGTGCCGGCGGGGCTGACCCCGGTGCCGACCGTGCAGCCGCAGGGCGGCGACGGCCTCAGCCTCCGGGCGTTCCAGAACCTCGGGTACACCCTGGAGTGGTTCGTCTTCGGCGGCTTCGTCGTCTTCATGTGGTTCCGCCTGGTGCGACGCGAGGCGGAGGCCGAGCAGGACCGGGCCCTCGGGCTGGACCCGGTCCTGGAGTAG
- a CDS encoding YbaB/EbfC family nucleoid-associated protein, with product MFPGGGQPNMQQLLKQAQKMQQDLAQAQQELAETKVNGSAGGGLVEATVTGAGELVALAIAPAAVDPEDTETLADLILAAVRDANQAAQKLQAERMGPLTQGLGGGGIPGLPF from the coding sequence GTGTTCCCCGGTGGTGGCCAGCCCAACATGCAGCAGCTGCTCAAGCAGGCGCAGAAGATGCAGCAGGACCTCGCCCAGGCGCAGCAGGAGCTGGCCGAGACGAAGGTGAACGGTTCGGCGGGCGGTGGCCTGGTCGAGGCCACCGTGACCGGCGCCGGTGAGCTGGTGGCCCTGGCCATCGCGCCGGCCGCCGTCGACCCGGAGGACACCGAGACCCTGGCCGACCTGATCCTCGCGGCCGTCCGGGACGCCAACCAGGCGGCGCAGAAGCTGCAGGCCGAGCGGATGGGCCCGCTGACCCAGGGCCTGGGCGGCGGCGGAATCCCCGGTCTGCCGTTCTGA
- the recR gene encoding recombination mediator RecR codes for MYEGVVQDLIDELGRLPGVGPKSAQRIAFHILQADPTDVRRLAHSLLEVKDKVRFCATCGNVAEAEQCRVCLDPRRDLAVICVVEEPKDVVAIERTREFRGRYHVLGGAISPIEGVGPDDLRIRELLARLADGTVTELILATDPNLEGEATATYLARLCKPMGLKVTRLASGLPVGGDLEYADEVTLGRAFEGRRLLDV; via the coding sequence GTGTACGAGGGCGTGGTTCAGGACCTGATCGACGAACTGGGCAGGCTGCCCGGCGTCGGGCCCAAGAGCGCGCAGCGGATCGCCTTCCACATCCTGCAGGCAGACCCCACCGACGTCCGACGGCTGGCGCACTCGTTGCTGGAGGTCAAGGACAAGGTCCGGTTCTGCGCGACCTGCGGCAATGTCGCGGAGGCCGAGCAGTGCCGGGTCTGTCTCGACCCGCGCCGCGACCTCGCGGTGATCTGCGTGGTCGAGGAGCCCAAGGACGTCGTCGCGATCGAGCGCACCCGCGAGTTCCGCGGCCGGTACCACGTACTGGGCGGCGCGATCAGCCCGATCGAGGGCGTCGGCCCGGACGACCTGCGGATCCGCGAGCTGCTGGCGCGCCTCGCGGACGGCACGGTCACCGAGCTGATCCTGGCCACCGACCCCAACCTGGAGGGGGAGGCGACCGCCACCTATCTGGCCCGGCTCTGCAAGCCGATGGGCCTGAAGGTGACCCGGCTGGCGAGCGGTCTGCCCGTCGGCGGGGATCTGGAGTACGCGGACGAAGTGACCCTCGGCCGCGCCTTCGAAGGGAGACGACTGCTCGATGTCTGA
- a CDS encoding SigE family RNA polymerase sigma factor: MVGAGAGISAAAVMTFSPRAQRPADRPEDSQMTAVAPGTAGSGAGTGAGTSEDLLTETYQAHYRSLLRLAALLLDDLSTCEDVVQEAFIRVHSARRRVREPEKTLAYLRQTVVNLSRSTLRRRILGLRLLPKPMPDMASAEEGAYDALERDQLKAALRGLQRRQREVLVLRYFVDMTEAQVADTLGISLGSVKAYGSRGIAALRVQMEAGHG; the protein is encoded by the coding sequence ATGGTGGGGGCAGGGGCGGGCATCTCGGCAGCGGCCGTGATGACGTTCTCGCCGCGTGCCCAGCGACCTGCGGATAGGCCGGAAGACAGCCAGATGACGGCGGTCGCACCCGGCACGGCGGGCTCCGGCGCCGGTACCGGCGCGGGTACCAGCGAGGACCTGCTCACCGAGACGTACCAGGCCCACTACCGCTCCCTGTTGCGGCTGGCGGCGCTGCTCCTCGACGACCTCTCGACCTGCGAGGATGTGGTCCAGGAGGCGTTCATCCGGGTGCATTCGGCACGCCGCAGGGTGCGCGAGCCGGAGAAGACGCTCGCCTACCTGCGGCAGACCGTGGTCAACCTGTCCCGCTCCACGCTGCGACGGCGGATCCTCGGCCTGCGGCTGCTGCCGAAGCCGATGCCTGACATGGCCAGTGCAGAAGAAGGAGCCTACGATGCGCTGGAGCGCGACCAGTTGAAGGCCGCGCTGCGTGGTCTGCAACGTCGTCAGCGGGAGGTTCTGGTGCTCCGTTACTTCGTGGACATGACGGAGGCACAGGTCGCGGATACCTTGGGCATCTCGCTCGGCTCGGTGAAGGCCTACGGCTCGCGAGGGATCGCCGCGCTGCGGGTCCAGATGGAGGCCGGGCATGGCTGA
- a CDS encoding S9 family peptidase: MSEEKSAVPAWEQRFRAARVSLPDWAEDAPDRSLYVSNATGTYEVYAWDRATDTHRQVTDRPNGTTDAELSPDGAWIWWFDDNDGDEFGIWRRQPFAGRPEDGAGSPDEEAVPGLAASYSAGLALGRDGTVVVGRSTDEHGTTLHLRRPGAAEAVEIYRHEEYGGIGDLSYDSTLLAIDHTEHGDAMHSALRVVRLADGATVAELDEVTGHPEPRGIACLGFAPVDGDTRLLVAHQRTGRWEPMIWDVATGAETALALRDEQGRELPGDVSAQWRPDARALLVEHEYEARSELFSYALDTGVLTRLETPRGTVGGATARPDGTVEFLWSSAAEPSAVRSTAGTVVLRAPGPVPPGSVPVEDVWVDGPGGRVHALVQRPVGDGPFPTVFDVHGGPTHHDSDSFAAGPAAWLDHGFAVVRVNYRGSTGYGQAWTDALHERVGLIELEDIAAVRAWAVASGLADPERLVLTGGSWGGYLTLLGLGVQPENWTLGVAAVPVADYLTAYDDEMEALKSLDRTLFGGTPTEVPERWTASSPLTYVERVRVPVYISAGVNDPRCPIRQIENYVERLEQLGRPHEVYRYDAGHGSLVVEERIKQLRLEIDFVRRHLGAGSAGAGQGEPSDGGKG; encoded by the coding sequence ATGAGCGAGGAGAAGAGCGCCGTACCGGCGTGGGAGCAGCGGTTCAGGGCAGCCAGGGTTTCCCTCCCGGACTGGGCGGAGGACGCCCCCGACCGGTCGCTGTACGTGTCCAACGCGACCGGTACCTACGAGGTGTACGCCTGGGACCGCGCCACCGACACCCACCGGCAGGTCACCGACCGGCCGAACGGCACCACCGACGCCGAGCTGTCGCCCGACGGCGCGTGGATCTGGTGGTTCGACGACAACGACGGCGACGAGTTCGGGATCTGGCGCCGCCAGCCGTTCGCCGGCCGCCCGGAGGACGGCGCCGGCTCTCCCGACGAGGAGGCCGTGCCCGGCCTGGCCGCCTCCTACTCCGCGGGCCTCGCCCTCGGCCGGGACGGCACGGTGGTGGTCGGCCGCTCCACCGACGAGCACGGCACCACCCTCCACCTGCGCCGCCCGGGCGCGGCCGAGGCGGTGGAGATCTACCGCCACGAGGAGTACGGCGGCATCGGCGACCTCAGCTACGACAGCACGCTGCTCGCCATCGACCACACCGAGCACGGCGACGCGATGCACTCGGCGCTGCGGGTCGTCCGGCTCGCCGACGGCGCGACCGTCGCCGAGCTGGACGAGGTCACCGGGCACCCGGAGCCGCGCGGCATCGCCTGCCTCGGCTTCGCACCGGTCGACGGCGACACCCGGCTGCTGGTCGCCCACCAGCGCACCGGCCGCTGGGAGCCGATGATCTGGGACGTGGCCACGGGGGCCGAGACCGCGCTGGCGCTCCGCGACGAGCAGGGCCGCGAGCTGCCCGGCGACGTCTCCGCCCAGTGGCGCCCCGACGCCCGCGCGCTGCTGGTCGAGCACGAGTACGAGGCACGCAGCGAGCTGTTCTCGTACGCCCTCGACACCGGGGTACTGACCCGGCTGGAGACCCCGCGCGGCACCGTCGGCGGCGCGACCGCCCGCCCGGACGGCACGGTGGAGTTCCTCTGGTCCTCCGCCGCCGAGCCGTCCGCCGTCCGGTCCACCGCCGGCACGGTCGTCCTGCGGGCGCCGGGCCCGGTGCCGCCGGGCTCGGTACCGGTCGAGGACGTCTGGGTGGACGGCCCGGGCGGCCGGGTGCACGCGCTGGTCCAGCGCCCGGTCGGCGACGGCCCGTTCCCGACCGTCTTCGACGTCCACGGCGGGCCGACCCACCACGACAGCGACTCCTTCGCCGCCGGCCCGGCCGCCTGGCTGGACCACGGCTTCGCGGTGGTCCGGGTCAACTACCGCGGCTCCACCGGCTACGGCCAGGCCTGGACGGACGCGCTGCACGAGCGGGTCGGCCTGATCGAGCTGGAGGACATCGCCGCCGTCCGCGCCTGGGCGGTCGCGAGCGGGCTCGCCGACCCGGAGCGGCTGGTGCTCACCGGCGGCTCGTGGGGCGGCTACCTCACCCTGCTCGGCCTCGGCGTGCAGCCGGAGAACTGGACCCTCGGCGTCGCCGCCGTCCCGGTCGCCGACTACCTGACGGCGTACGACGACGAGATGGAGGCGCTGAAGTCCTTGGACCGCACGCTCTTCGGCGGCACACCGACCGAGGTGCCCGAGCGCTGGACCGCCTCCTCGCCGCTGACCTACGTCGAGCGGGTCCGGGTGCCGGTCTACATCAGCGCCGGGGTGAACGACCCGCGCTGCCCGATCCGGCAGATCGAGAACTACGTGGAGCGGCTGGAGCAGCTGGGCCGGCCGCACGAGGTCTACCGGTACGACGCCGGGCACGGCTCGCTGGTGGTGGAGGAGCGGATCAAGCAGCTGCGGCTGGAGATCGACTTCGTCCGGCGGCACCTGGGCGCGGGGAGCGCCGGGGCGGGTCAGGGCGAGCCGAGCGACGGGGGCAAGGGGTGA